One genomic segment of Synechocystis sp. LKSZ1 includes these proteins:
- the ppk1 gene encoding polyphosphate kinase 1 codes for MTQTPDLQDPQYYFNRELSWLAFNYRVLAEGMDERTPLLERLKFLAIFSSNLDEFFMVRVAVLKQQLEANVSKLPPDGRTPALQLQEISEALRPLLKQQEQVFELSLKSELVQQGIHLTHYVDLNQEERHYLHRFFKDHIFPVLTPLAVDPSHPFPYISNLSLNLAVVVRDPETDEELFARVKVPKILPRFVSLPAEICRPKGDPHWVWSGVPLEQVIAHNLEALFPGMIIQECHPFRVTRNADLSVEEDEADDLLLAIEQELRKRRVGKSAVRLEIHASTPQAIRERLMGDLGLAEIDVYDIDGLLGLKDLFFFLSLPCPHLKDTPWSPVVPVFLKRVKEIVDGDEDGEIQQEGSDIFTLIRNGDILVHHPYHSFAASVQQFITQAAHDPDVLTIKMTLYRTSGDSPIINALISAAENGKQVAVLVELKARFDEENNITWARKLEQAGVHVVYGLVGLKTHTKTMLVVRQEGKNLRRYVHIGTGNYNPKTAKLYTDLGLLSCREALGDDLTNLFNYLTGYSRQTAYRKLLVAPVNMRERMIEMINREAEHCRNGRTGRIVAKMNALVDAPVIRSLYQAAQAGVKIDLIVRGICCLRPGLPGISENIRVISVVGRFLEHSRIYYFHNDGQEEVYIGSADWMGRNLSRRVEAIVPIEDPAIMQELQEILGILLADNRHAWELQPDGSYLQRRPQANEQAHSAQDIFMAQASHHALNGEI; via the coding sequence ATGACTCAAACTCCAGACCTCCAAGACCCCCAATACTATTTCAATCGTGAGTTAAGTTGGTTGGCCTTTAACTACCGAGTCTTAGCGGAGGGGATGGATGAGCGCACACCTTTGCTGGAGCGTCTCAAGTTTTTAGCCATTTTTAGTTCCAATCTAGATGAGTTTTTCATGGTGCGGGTGGCCGTCCTCAAGCAACAACTAGAAGCCAACGTTTCCAAATTGCCTCCCGATGGCCGCACCCCAGCCCTGCAACTTCAGGAGATTAGTGAGGCCCTGCGCCCCCTGCTCAAACAACAGGAACAGGTGTTTGAATTAAGCCTGAAGTCGGAACTAGTGCAGCAGGGAATCCACCTGACCCACTACGTTGACCTCAACCAAGAAGAACGCCATTACCTGCATCGCTTTTTCAAAGACCATATTTTTCCAGTATTGACCCCTCTAGCCGTCGATCCGAGCCATCCCTTTCCCTACATTTCCAATCTCAGCCTTAATCTGGCGGTGGTGGTGCGCGATCCAGAAACCGATGAAGAACTTTTTGCGCGGGTCAAGGTGCCTAAAATTCTGCCGCGTTTTGTTTCCCTGCCCGCAGAAATTTGCCGGCCCAAGGGCGACCCCCACTGGGTTTGGAGCGGTGTTCCCCTAGAGCAAGTGATTGCCCATAACCTAGAGGCCCTGTTTCCGGGAATGATCATCCAGGAATGTCATCCCTTTCGCGTGACTCGCAACGCGGATCTTTCCGTTGAAGAAGATGAAGCCGATGACCTCCTGCTGGCCATTGAACAGGAATTGCGCAAACGACGGGTGGGTAAATCAGCGGTGCGTCTGGAAATCCATGCCTCAACGCCCCAGGCTATCCGGGAGCGATTAATGGGGGATCTCGGCCTGGCAGAAATTGACGTTTATGACATTGATGGCCTGCTGGGTCTGAAGGATTTGTTCTTTTTCCTCTCCCTGCCCTGTCCCCACCTGAAGGATACGCCCTGGTCGCCCGTGGTTCCCGTCTTCCTCAAGCGCGTTAAGGAAATTGTCGATGGCGATGAAGACGGTGAAATTCAACAGGAAGGCTCCGATATTTTTACCCTAATCCGCAATGGCGATATTTTAGTCCATCACCCTTACCATTCCTTTGCGGCCTCTGTCCAACAGTTCATCACCCAGGCCGCCCACGACCCAGATGTTCTGACTATCAAAATGACCCTCTATCGCACCTCAGGGGATTCTCCCATTATCAATGCCCTAATTTCTGCCGCTGAAAACGGCAAGCAAGTGGCGGTCCTGGTGGAACTCAAAGCTCGCTTTGATGAGGAAAATAACATTACCTGGGCCCGTAAACTAGAGCAGGCGGGAGTTCACGTTGTCTATGGCCTGGTGGGCCTGAAAACCCACACCAAGACCATGCTGGTGGTACGCCAGGAAGGCAAAAATCTCCGGCGCTACGTTCACATTGGTACGGGTAATTACAATCCCAAAACCGCTAAACTTTACACCGATCTGGGCCTCTTGAGTTGTCGGGAGGCATTGGGGGACGACCTCACCAATCTGTTTAACTACTTGACCGGCTACTCTCGCCAAACAGCTTATCGCAAACTGCTGGTGGCCCCAGTCAATATGCGAGAACGCATGATCGAAATGATCAACCGAGAAGCCGAGCATTGCCGTAATGGCCGCACCGGCCGGATCGTGGCCAAAATGAATGCCTTGGTAGATGCGCCCGTGATTCGTAGTTTGTATCAGGCCGCCCAGGCGGGGGTGAAAATCGACCTGATTGTTCGGGGTATCTGCTGTCTGCGACCTGGCCTGCCCGGCATCAGTGAGAATATTCGCGTGATTAGTGTTGTCGGTCGCTTCCTAGAGCATTCCCGTATCTACTATTTCCATAACGACGGCCAAGAAGAGGTCTATATCGGTAGTGCCGACTGGATGGGCCGTAACCTCAGTCGTCGGGTCGAAGCAATTGTCCCCATCGAAGACCCTGCCATTATGCAGGAACTCCAGGAAATCCTCGGTATTTTACTGGCCGATAACCGCCATGCCTGGGAACTCCAACCCGATGGTTCCTACCTCCAACGCCGGCCCCAGGCCAACGAGCAGGCCCATAGCGCCCAGGATATTTTCATGGCCCAGGCCAGTCACCATGCCCTAAACGGAGAAATTTAG
- a CDS encoding response regulator, whose protein sequence is MSTTPKPKVLIVDDSPDNLQMLMEILKTDYAVVVATTGEKALQLARKIPPPDLIILDVIMPGMDGYEVCTQLKQDFQTQAIPVIFVTALGEAGHESKGFELGAVDYIIKPFSPPVVKARLKSHLTMQQLYNELQQTNQELSRATHLKDEFLANMSHELRTPLNAILGMTEGLQEGIFGLINEKQLKALRTVESSANHLLSLINDILDVAKIEAGKITLDYGSTSIESLCQSALTFIKQPALKKNIQLQTDIPSDLSDIWADEIRLRQVLLNLLTNAVKFTPEGGTVTLALSVLPPEKNEPAYLRFAITDTGIGIAPENMVKLFKPFVQIDSALNRQYNGTGLGLALVKQIVELHGGHVGLVSELGAGSCFTVDLPYEPKPDSSPHAQDFSYANGTGRVIPETSPSLRPSAALILLVEDEPANVITISSYLEVKGYRLLCANDGREAIELALAHHPHLILMDIQMPGMDGLEAIRQIRQQEALQETPIIALTALAAEGDRERCLAAGADEYLSKPVRLKQLEKTIQAWLAHGHS, encoded by the coding sequence ATGTCTACCACCCCCAAACCCAAAGTCTTGATTGTCGATGACAGTCCCGATAACCTCCAGATGCTGATGGAGATTTTGAAGACGGATTATGCCGTGGTGGTGGCAACAACGGGGGAAAAGGCCCTGCAGTTGGCTCGGAAAATCCCGCCCCCTGATCTGATTATTCTCGATGTCATTATGCCGGGTATGGATGGCTACGAAGTCTGTACCCAACTTAAGCAAGATTTCCAGACTCAGGCCATTCCGGTCATCTTTGTCACGGCCCTGGGGGAAGCGGGCCATGAATCCAAGGGCTTTGAACTAGGGGCAGTGGACTATATTATCAAGCCCTTTAGTCCCCCCGTCGTGAAAGCACGCCTCAAAAGCCACCTAACGATGCAACAACTCTACAACGAACTCCAACAGACAAATCAGGAACTCTCACGAGCCACCCACCTGAAAGACGAATTTCTAGCCAATATGAGTCACGAACTGCGGACTCCCTTAAATGCGATTTTGGGTATGACGGAAGGCCTCCAGGAAGGTATTTTTGGCCTCATTAACGAAAAGCAACTCAAGGCCCTGCGCACTGTTGAAAGTAGTGCGAATCATTTACTTTCCCTGATTAATGACATTCTGGATGTAGCCAAAATTGAGGCGGGGAAAATCACCCTCGACTACGGTAGCACTTCAATAGAATCTTTGTGTCAATCAGCCTTAACTTTTATCAAACAGCCAGCTCTCAAAAAAAATATCCAACTGCAAACTGATATTCCCTCCGACCTATCTGACATATGGGCTGATGAAATCCGTCTGCGGCAGGTTTTATTAAATTTGTTGACCAATGCGGTGAAGTTCACCCCTGAGGGGGGCACCGTGACCCTAGCTCTTTCGGTTTTACCCCCAGAAAAGAATGAACCGGCCTATCTCCGCTTTGCCATCACCGATACAGGCATTGGCATTGCGCCGGAAAATATGGTCAAATTATTTAAACCTTTTGTTCAAATTGACAGTGCTCTCAACCGGCAATACAATGGCACGGGCTTGGGGCTAGCCCTCGTGAAGCAGATTGTGGAACTCCACGGAGGTCACGTGGGTCTCGTCAGTGAATTAGGGGCCGGTAGTTGTTTCACGGTTGATCTGCCCTATGAGCCGAAGCCCGATTCCTCTCCCCACGCTCAGGATTTCTCCTACGCCAATGGGACGGGTCGTGTTATCCCTGAGACGAGCCCCTCTTTGAGACCGTCAGCCGCTTTAATTTTGCTGGTGGAAGATGAGCCAGCTAATGTAATTACAATTTCCAGCTATTTAGAGGTTAAAGGTTATCGTCTACTCTGTGCCAACGATGGGCGCGAAGCCATCGAACTGGCCCTGGCCCATCATCCCCATCTAATCTTGATGGATATACAAATGCCGGGAATGGATGGGCTAGAAGCCATACGGCAAATCCGTCAGCAGGAAGCTCTGCAGGAAACGCCGATCATTGCCCTAACGGCCCTGGCCGCGGAGGGAGATCGAGAACGTTGTTTGGCGGCCGGAGCCGATGAGTACCTTAGTAAACCCGTGCGACTCAAGCAATTGGAGAAAACTATTCAGGCCTGGCTGGCTCACGGTCACTCATAA
- a CDS encoding aminotransferase class V-fold PLP-dependent enzyme → MGQRPIYLDNQATTPLDPRVLTAMLPYFQKNFGNPGSQHRYGWEAAAAVKQAREILAAAIQAQPEEIIFTSGATEANNLALKGVAEAYLGRGKHLVTVQTEHSAVLEPCRYLESLGFEVTYLPVQDNGSLDLAQLQATLQKDTLLVSVMAANNEIGVLQPLAEIGRLCRQRGVLFHTDAAQALGKIPLDVEQMSIDLLSITAHKLYGPKGIGALYRRQRSPHVSLAPQLHGGGQEQGLRAGTLFVPQIVGFGQAVALALAEQSTEIPRQRALRERLWQGLQSLGGIYLNGDTEARLAGNLNVGIAGVKGTSLLLALQPYLALSSGSACSASNPRPSHVLMALGREESLARASLRFGLGRFTTEAEIDQALEILQKTILALRQDNV, encoded by the coding sequence ATGGGACAGCGGCCCATCTACCTCGATAACCAGGCCACAACCCCCCTCGATCCCCGCGTGTTGACGGCCATGTTGCCCTATTTTCAAAAGAACTTCGGCAATCCAGGCAGTCAACACCGCTACGGCTGGGAGGCCGCGGCCGCAGTGAAACAGGCCAGAGAAATCCTGGCGGCGGCTATCCAGGCCCAACCGGAGGAAATTATTTTCACCAGCGGGGCCACCGAAGCCAATAACCTGGCCCTGAAGGGAGTCGCGGAGGCCTATTTGGGTCGGGGCAAACATCTCGTTACTGTCCAGACGGAGCATTCAGCCGTTTTAGAGCCCTGTCGCTACCTGGAATCTCTGGGATTTGAGGTGACCTACTTGCCGGTACAGGATAATGGCAGCTTGGATCTAGCGCAACTCCAGGCCACTCTGCAGAAGGATACTCTGCTGGTGTCGGTGATGGCTGCTAATAACGAAATTGGTGTGCTTCAACCCCTGGCGGAGATTGGTCGCCTGTGTCGTCAGCGGGGTGTTTTGTTTCATACCGATGCGGCCCAGGCCCTGGGGAAAATTCCCCTGGATGTTGAGCAAATGTCGATTGATCTCCTATCGATCACGGCCCATAAACTCTATGGTCCTAAGGGCATTGGGGCCCTCTACCGGCGTCAGCGCTCTCCCCATGTTAGCTTGGCCCCCCAACTCCACGGCGGTGGTCAAGAACAAGGGCTGCGGGCGGGCACGCTTTTTGTCCCCCAAATTGTCGGTTTTGGCCAGGCGGTGGCCCTGGCCCTGGCCGAGCAAAGCACGGAGATCCCCCGTCAACGGGCCCTGCGGGAGCGGTTGTGGCAGGGCCTGCAATCCCTAGGGGGAATTTATCTCAATGGGGATACCGAAGCGCGTTTAGCCGGCAACTTGAATGTCGGTATCGCAGGGGTTAAGGGAACTAGTTTATTGTTGGCCCTCCAGCCCTACCTGGCCCTTTCCTCGGGATCCGCCTGTTCTGCTAGCAATCCCCGGCCCTCCCATGTACTCATGGCCCTAGGTCGAGAGGAGTCCTTGGCGCGGGCTTCTTTGCGCTTTGGCCTAGGACGATTTACCACCGAAGCCGAGATTGACCAGGCCCTTGAGATTTTACAGAAAACCATTCTGGCCCTGCGCCAGGATAATGTTTAG
- a CDS encoding MFS transporter, translating to MASLSPEKLHFSTKLAYGAGDFGPAVTANILVFYLLFFLTDVAGLPAGLAGSVLMIGKIFDAVNDPIVGLWSDRLQTPWGRRLPWMLAGIVPFVLLYLAQWLIPHFSSEASVNQWGLFAYYTAVGIGFNLAYTMVNLPYTAMTPELTQDYNERTRLNSFRFAFSIGGSILSLILYILIARSLPNQPKAQFWQLGIMCAVLSTVALLWCALRLQERGYQAILEPRLRRRLGQGLLFTGLALAGVGLAHGLIIGNLDHLVFFLLLLGAMVGAFGYTLTDIKTEFHLLKTKNHQGSTVSAEALPLLAQLKIAFANRAFLFVIGIYLCSWLAVQLTASILVYYVVSWMRLSEEQSGTVALAVQGTALLMLFFWQFLCQRWDKKVVYVLGMLVWLGAQTGLWLLQPGQITAMYLLAILAGFGVSVAYLIPWSMIPDVVDWDELQTGQRREGVFYAFMVLLQKIGLALGLFLVGITLEAAGFIPRIPGEAIPVQPDSALWAIRFAVAPLPAVFLLFGIVLAAYYPITRERHAEIRTALSRRA from the coding sequence ATGGCATCCCTGTCCCCGGAAAAACTCCATTTCAGTACCAAATTGGCCTATGGGGCCGGGGATTTTGGCCCTGCCGTTACCGCCAATATCCTAGTTTTTTATCTGCTCTTCTTTCTCACCGATGTGGCTGGCCTGCCAGCGGGCCTGGCCGGAAGTGTGCTGATGATCGGCAAAATTTTCGATGCGGTGAATGATCCTATCGTTGGTCTATGGAGTGATCGCCTGCAAACCCCCTGGGGCCGCCGTTTGCCCTGGATGCTGGCGGGTATTGTTCCCTTCGTTTTGCTCTATCTGGCCCAGTGGCTCATTCCCCACTTCAGCTCTGAAGCCAGCGTCAATCAATGGGGCCTATTTGCCTACTACACCGCCGTTGGCATTGGCTTTAACTTGGCCTATACCATGGTCAATCTTCCTTACACGGCCATGACCCCGGAGTTGACCCAGGACTATAACGAGCGGACTCGCCTGAACAGTTTTCGCTTTGCCTTTTCCATTGGCGGTAGTATTCTTTCCCTGATTCTCTATATCCTGATTGCCCGGAGCTTACCCAACCAACCCAAGGCCCAATTCTGGCAACTAGGGATCATGTGTGCGGTACTCTCCACCGTGGCCCTCCTCTGGTGTGCCCTGCGTTTGCAAGAACGGGGCTACCAGGCCATTCTGGAACCGCGTCTGCGTCGTCGTTTGGGTCAAGGGTTACTGTTCACGGGTTTAGCTCTGGCGGGGGTTGGCCTGGCCCATGGCTTGATCATCGGGAACCTAGATCACCTCGTCTTTTTTCTGCTTCTGCTCGGAGCCATGGTCGGGGCCTTTGGCTATACGCTGACGGACATTAAAACCGAGTTCCATCTGCTGAAAACCAAAAACCACCAGGGGTCAACGGTCAGTGCCGAGGCCTTACCCCTGCTGGCCCAACTCAAAATTGCCTTTGCTAACCGGGCTTTTTTGTTTGTGATTGGTATTTACCTCTGCTCCTGGTTAGCCGTTCAACTCACCGCTTCGATCCTGGTGTACTACGTTGTTAGTTGGATGCGTCTCAGTGAAGAGCAATCGGGGACGGTGGCCCTGGCCGTTCAGGGCACGGCTTTGCTGATGCTCTTTTTCTGGCAATTCCTCTGTCAGCGCTGGGATAAAAAGGTGGTTTATGTACTGGGGATGCTGGTGTGGTTGGGGGCCCAGACGGGTTTATGGCTCCTGCAACCGGGGCAAATCACTGCTATGTATCTGTTGGCCATTTTGGCGGGTTTTGGTGTATCCGTGGCCTACCTGATTCCCTGGTCGATGATTCCCGATGTGGTGGATTGGGATGAACTGCAAACGGGCCAAAGACGGGAAGGGGTTTTCTATGCTTTTATGGTTCTTTTGCAAAAAATTGGGCTGGCCCTGGGTCTCTTTTTAGTGGGTATCACCTTAGAAGCCGCCGGGTTTATTCCCCGCATTCCCGGAGAAGCGATTCCTGTCCAGCCGGATAGTGCCCTCTGGGCAATTCGGTTTGCCGTGGCTCCCCTGCCAGCGGTTTTCCTCCTGTTCGGGATTGTGCTTGCGGCCTATTATCCCATTACCCGTGAACGCCACGCAGAAATTAGAACGGCCCTGAGCCGTCGGGCCTAG
- a CDS encoding DUF2301 domain-containing membrane protein, with product MITPSPVYQGQFGDFTIDDQDRRDVILYRTGLGMVGLSVILGTGLILRLPPTGGLLQALTALFALFSLGLGLSLWKIHIYLVPLHRLLQTFWAIGTATALLLGLMHSEPLLAYVYHNPSSLWGLGFSFAALTGIFFKEAFCFNRLETKCLTPLLPILILGHLFHWLTLEAEQILLALLAGLLLIFVVRKSIQPIPPDIGDKSVFTYLKQRQA from the coding sequence TGATAACCCCGTCCCCTGTTTACCAGGGCCAATTTGGCGACTTTACCATTGATGACCAAGACCGCCGTGATGTGATTCTCTACCGCACGGGCCTAGGTATGGTGGGGCTGAGTGTCATCCTGGGGACGGGCCTAATCCTGCGACTCCCGCCCACGGGGGGTCTCCTCCAGGCTTTAACTGCCCTCTTTGCCCTGTTTAGTCTAGGACTCGGCCTGAGTTTGTGGAAAATTCATATCTATTTAGTACCTCTTCATCGGCTTCTACAAACCTTCTGGGCCATTGGCACGGCAACGGCCCTGCTCCTGGGCTTGATGCACTCGGAGCCCCTACTGGCCTACGTTTACCACAATCCCTCTAGCCTCTGGGGCCTGGGTTTTAGTTTTGCCGCCTTGACCGGGATCTTTTTCAAAGAGGCCTTTTGTTTTAACCGATTGGAAACCAAGTGCCTCACGCCTCTGCTGCCGATTCTGATTTTGGGCCATCTTTTTCATTGGTTAACCCTTGAAGCAGAACAGATTCTGCTGGCCCTGTTGGCGGGATTACTACTAATTTTCGTCGTCCGCAAGAGTATTCAGCCGATTCCGCCCGATATTGGCGATAAATCGGTCTTTACCTACCTCAAGCAACGGCAAGCCTAA